The Mesorhizobium sp. M1D.F.Ca.ET.043.01.1.1 genome contains a region encoding:
- a CDS encoding DUF6882 domain-containing protein produces MDPDWYAGWREEAFDQLNAKNDRLQKDFRLGSWPRYDYDLKAGKLLFSDQGVVKVVSEIQIAGSTSAKADNWLWAWANSNLPGELLCDAKRVRSFGEEKGVDELAQAYVLDTNNDLEALGWGLTGAMVRICGALGAYRSPRGEGGGLYLTFKTISWAS; encoded by the coding sequence ATGGATCCGGACTGGTATGCTGGCTGGCGTGAAGAGGCTTTCGATCAGCTGAACGCCAAGAACGACCGCTTGCAGAAGGATTTCCGCCTCGGCAGCTGGCCGCGCTACGACTACGATCTGAAGGCAGGAAAGCTCCTGTTTTCAGACCAAGGCGTCGTCAAGGTGGTCAGCGAGATCCAGATTGCGGGCAGTACGAGCGCCAAAGCCGACAACTGGCTGTGGGCCTGGGCAAATTCAAACCTGCCCGGCGAGCTTCTGTGTGACGCCAAGCGGGTTCGGTCCTTCGGCGAGGAAAAAGGCGTCGACGAGCTGGCTCAGGCCTACGTGCTCGACACGAACAATGACCTGGAGGCGCTCGGCTGGGGGCTGACCGGGGCAATGGTTCGAATCTGCGGTGCGCTCGGCGCTTACCGCTCCCCACGCGGTGAAGGCGGAGGCCTGTATCTGACCTTCAAGACCATCAGCTGGGCCAGCTGA
- a CDS encoding DUF768 domain-containing protein yields the protein MSTRGINFLHKWISNNISETVGADIISVAELTQKLFADAKAIGIDSTEIEEEIGSVYEVIFDATVHCEAGVAD from the coding sequence ATGAGCACGCGCGGCATCAACTTCCTCCACAAATGGATTTCCAACAACATCTCGGAGACAGTCGGCGCCGACATCATCTCGGTGGCTGAATTGACCCAAAAGCTTTTTGCTGACGCCAAGGCAATCGGGATCGACAGCACGGAGATCGAGGAAGAAATTGGGAGCGTCTATGAGGTGATCTTTGACGCGACTGTTCATTGCGAGGCCGGCGTGGCGGATTGA
- a CDS encoding KTSC domain-containing protein — translation MPSTSIKKTEYDPVSRILSVWFVASGKRYEFEGVPPETYAAFRSAFVKGRFFNDHIRNRFRYRRVPGEDDS, via the coding sequence ATGCCGTCCACCTCGATCAAGAAAACCGAGTACGATCCGGTCAGTAGAATTCTCTCCGTCTGGTTTGTGGCCAGCGGCAAGCGCTACGAGTTTGAAGGGGTGCCTCCAGAGACCTATGCGGCGTTCCGATCGGCCTTCGTCAAAGGCCGTTTCTTCAACGATCACATTCGCAATCGCTTCCGTTATCGCCGTGTCCCAGGCGAGGACGATTCCTGA
- a CDS encoding DUF6161 domain-containing protein — protein sequence MKDEVVQRLQEFVRNPLANRSQDDAQQLGYLAVAALLAESTGKTRTQLLTEVQGEPVELAKILFQVATYSSARRSIDDRTSAEQAASGELANIAGAIANYRAEFEKERLEQRGALDALAAAGNEIDQKVAAASEGLDAFKESLLNREAAIREEWKLDRARLNWNDRFTEARTGFRTACVLLAAYLLVTCVIAYSFGPAAVASVNHFDLGLFVSGGSVGTAIAHQLSRLVVFSVPIFVYLWLLKTVIRYFMRSLLLMDDARQRETMLDTYLLLTEKGRADERDRPLILWALFRQTPGHGPDGIEPPDFTEVINAGLNRGKPA from the coding sequence TTGAAGGACGAGGTCGTTCAAAGATTGCAGGAATTTGTGCGAAACCCTCTTGCGAACCGATCTCAGGACGACGCACAGCAACTCGGCTATCTGGCGGTAGCCGCTCTTCTGGCCGAAAGCACTGGCAAGACAAGGACTCAGCTCTTGACAGAGGTCCAGGGCGAGCCAGTGGAGCTCGCAAAAATTCTCTTCCAAGTGGCGACCTATTCGTCCGCTCGGAGATCCATTGACGACCGAACATCGGCCGAGCAGGCGGCTTCAGGCGAACTGGCGAACATCGCGGGCGCGATTGCGAACTATCGCGCCGAATTCGAGAAAGAGCGACTTGAACAACGAGGAGCACTTGATGCGCTCGCCGCTGCTGGCAACGAGATCGATCAGAAGGTGGCAGCCGCTTCGGAAGGGTTGGACGCCTTCAAGGAGTCGCTTCTCAATCGGGAAGCAGCGATACGTGAGGAGTGGAAACTCGATCGCGCGCGCCTGAACTGGAATGATCGCTTCACCGAGGCTCGAACAGGTTTCAGAACCGCTTGCGTACTGCTCGCTGCCTATCTCCTCGTGACGTGCGTCATTGCCTACTCCTTTGGACCGGCCGCGGTCGCTTCCGTCAACCATTTCGACCTGGGGCTATTCGTCAGCGGAGGCTCGGTAGGTACGGCCATCGCTCATCAACTCAGCCGATTGGTCGTGTTTTCCGTTCCGATCTTTGTCTATCTGTGGCTGCTAAAAACCGTGATCCGCTATTTCATGCGTTCCCTGCTGCTCATGGACGATGCCAGGCAGAGAGAAACCATGCTGGACACATATCTCCTACTCACTGAGAAAGGTCGAGCTGACGAGCGTGACCGACCCCTCATTCTGTGGGCGTTGTTCCGACAGACGCCCGGCCACGGTCCCGACGGCATTGAGCCCCCTGACTTCACGGAAGTTATCAATGCCGGCCTTAATCGAGGGAAGCCTGCGTAG
- a CDS encoding BA14K family protein has protein sequence MNKISSGLLATALSVSFAAAEIVPVNAQPNYVPQGQDLSNVQTVQYQDWRKRRSFDRSRSDMYERNGAVYWNGHRGYREYRRGYRRHGDFWFPLAAFATGALITGAIVNSNRTRVYRGDAHVQWCYDRYRSYRAWDNTFQPYNGPRQQCYSPY, from the coding sequence ATGAACAAGATTTCATCAGGTCTGCTCGCAACTGCCCTATCGGTTTCGTTCGCCGCGGCCGAAATCGTGCCGGTCAATGCCCAGCCGAACTATGTGCCGCAAGGCCAAGACCTCTCGAACGTCCAGACGGTGCAGTACCAGGACTGGAGGAAGCGCCGTAGCTTCGATCGCTCCCGGAGCGACATGTATGAACGCAACGGCGCCGTGTACTGGAACGGCCATCGCGGCTATCGCGAATATCGCCGCGGCTATCGCCGCCATGGCGACTTCTGGTTCCCGCTGGCTGCCTTCGCGACCGGCGCGCTGATCACCGGCGCCATCGTCAACAGCAACCGGACCCGTGTCTACCGCGGCGATGCGCATGTGCAGTGGTGCTACGACCGTTACCGCTCCTATCGCGCCTGGGACAACACGTTCCAGCCGTACAACGGCCCGCGTCAGCAGTGCTATTCGCCCTACTGA
- the glpK gene encoding glycerol kinase GlpK, translated as MSGFVLAIDQGTTSTRAILFDDKMKVAGIGQQEFTQHYPASGWVEHDPEDIWASVVATVKAALKAAGRAASDVAGIGITNQRETVVIWDKATGKPIHNAIVWQDRRTAPLCQKLKQQGLEKKFTRKTGLLLDPYFSGTKIAWMLDKVKGARKRAEKGELLAGTIDSFLIWRLTGGKVHATDATNASRTLIYNIEKNAWDDELLSILNIPAAILPQVKDCADDFGVTEKSLFGAEMRILGVAGDQHAATIGQACFEPGMMKSTYGTGCFALLNTGADLVRSKNRLLTTIAYRLNGKTTYALEGSIFIAGAAVQWLRDGIKVIGKAEQSGALAAAADPAQNVYLVPAFVGLGAPRWDAEARGAIFGLTRNSGPAEFARAALESVAYQTRDLLDAMRKDWKGASAKTVLRVDGGMVASDWTMQRLADILDAPVDRPTILETTALGAAWLAGSKAGVWPKAKDFAKTWALDRRFKPEMDAATRSAKLAGWRDAVRRTLSVP; from the coding sequence ATGAGCGGTTTTGTGCTGGCCATCGACCAGGGAACGACCTCGACCAGGGCGATCCTTTTCGACGACAAGATGAAAGTCGCCGGCATCGGCCAGCAGGAATTCACGCAGCATTATCCGGCCTCCGGCTGGGTCGAGCATGACCCGGAAGACATCTGGGCCAGCGTTGTCGCCACGGTGAAGGCCGCGCTCAAGGCCGCCGGCCGCGCGGCGTCGGACGTCGCCGGGATCGGCATCACCAACCAGCGCGAGACGGTCGTCATCTGGGACAAGGCGACAGGCAAGCCGATCCACAATGCCATCGTATGGCAGGACAGGCGCACGGCGCCGCTTTGCCAGAAATTGAAGCAGCAGGGCCTGGAGAAAAAGTTCACGCGCAAGACCGGCCTGCTGCTCGACCCCTATTTCTCCGGCACCAAGATCGCCTGGATGCTGGACAAAGTGAAAGGTGCCAGGAAGCGCGCCGAGAAGGGCGAGCTGCTCGCCGGCACCATCGACAGTTTTCTCATCTGGCGGCTGACCGGCGGCAAGGTGCACGCCACCGACGCCACCAACGCCTCGCGCACTTTGATCTACAACATCGAGAAGAATGCGTGGGACGACGAGTTGCTTTCGATCCTGAACATACCGGCGGCGATCCTGCCGCAGGTGAAGGATTGCGCCGACGATTTCGGCGTCACCGAGAAGAGCCTCTTCGGCGCCGAGATGAGGATTCTCGGCGTCGCCGGCGACCAGCATGCGGCGACCATCGGCCAGGCCTGTTTCGAGCCCGGCATGATGAAATCGACCTATGGCACCGGCTGCTTCGCGCTGCTCAACACCGGCGCCGACCTGGTGCGCTCGAAGAACCGGCTCTTGACCACAATCGCCTACCGGCTGAACGGCAAGACCACCTATGCGCTGGAAGGCTCGATCTTCATCGCTGGCGCCGCCGTGCAATGGCTGCGCGACGGCATCAAGGTGATCGGCAAGGCCGAGCAGAGCGGCGCGCTCGCGGCAGCCGCCGATCCGGCGCAGAATGTGTATCTAGTGCCGGCCTTCGTCGGCCTCGGCGCGCCGCGTTGGGACGCCGAGGCGCGCGGCGCGATCTTCGGCCTGACCCGCAACTCAGGCCCGGCGGAGTTCGCCCGCGCGGCATTGGAATCCGTCGCCTACCAGACCCGCGACCTGCTCGACGCCATGCGCAAGGACTGGAAGGGGGCATCCGCGAAAACCGTGCTGCGGGTCGACGGCGGCATGGTCGCTTCCGACTGGACGATGCAGCGCCTGGCCGACATCCTCGACGCGCCGGTCGACCGTCCGACCATCCTCGAGACGACCGCGCTCGGTGCCGCCTGGCTGGCGGGCTCGAAAGCGGGCGTGTGGCCGAAGGCGAAGGACTTCGCCAAGACCTGGGCGCTCGACCGCCGCTTCAAGCCGGAGATGGACGCTGCGACGCGCTCCGCCAAGCTGGCGGGCTGGCGCGACGCTGTGCGCAGAACGCTGAGCGTGCCATAA